In Drosophila miranda strain MSH22 chromosome XR, D.miranda_PacBio2.1, whole genome shotgun sequence, the genomic window AAGGCACGCGGTCCGAGCATGTGGTGCTGGTTGTTGTTCTCCGATCCACTGCCAGCGGAGCCAATCGATCCCAGCGAACCGGGTGCCACCAGCATCGTGGGACTGCCCAGGGTCGGCAGCTTGGTGAGCGCGGCGGACGGAAGAACCGGTGAGCTATTGCCACTCCTGCGCAGCGGCGACTGCGAGTGTCCGGGCGACACTTGCCAGGTGCTCGGTGCATGCGGCGGCGGGGTCTCCGACAGTGATCCCCCCGAAGCGGACCTTATCCGGGTGGTGGTGCCTCCCGGTGGTGTTCCAATGGCAAACTGCACTGCCGGCGGCGAGATCGAGTTGATGTCACTGCTCACGCTGCTCTTGCGCTGATCCGGACGCGGCTGCTTCACACTGATGGGCTGAGAGCGTGGCAGCTGCTTGCCAGCCGCAGCCAATGTGGCCACTGTCAGTGGCATGTTGCCTCCCTGCCTGGCCGGAGAGCCGGCCAGTGCGCCTCCTCCAGCTGGATTGGCGGCCGTTTGGCGGCGTACTGGAGCCGGCACTGGCTTCGGCTCGGAGATGGGCAGACTGCTGGGTCGTGGCGGACTGGATTGATTttgttgtggctgctgctgctgacgctgGCCTCCGGCTGCGGGCAGTGCCTGCGCCTGGCCCTGACGCTGATCCTCGGGCAGATTCTTGGGCACCAGGACAAAGTCATCGGAATCCTCGTGAGAGCTGCACGATCCACTATTGTTCTCGCTATCGCAGAGCACTCCCACATTGGTGATAGTGGCACAAATGGCTGGATTGGCCACCACGGAAACTAGATGGCCACAAAACAGACACATTTAGAGGATGATCTTTGTCTGGGGAACTTTCTCTTTCGATAGTTACCCGTATTTTCTTCATCCTGGGCCGCTTCCTGCTCTTCGcgctccttctgctgctgctcggccAGCTTGACCAGCTGCAGTTCCTGTTCCAGTTGCTGTTGCAACGGACTCTTGGCCTTCACCGGCGGTGTGCTGCCCAGCGGAGGCATATCAACTGTTGACAGATCACAATTTAAGGATAGTCTTTGAGGAAACGCTGATCTCGATCGGCTTACCTGGCGACACGGCCTTCTTGCCCTGCAGGAAGCGATGCACAAAGAAGTTCTCGTAGGAAATACGGTCCTTGGCATTACGGCGCAGCAAGCACAACAGCAGATCCCTCAAATCTGGCGACACTCCATGTGGAATCCTTCAGTAAAGAGTCACATTAGAGACTAAATTGGATAAAAATGTTCTTGGGTCACTTACTTTGGGGCCAGATTGGCATTCTGCTCGTAGTAGAACTTCAGTTCGTTGGGTGTTTGTGCATAGAAGGGCGCCTTTCCAGTCAGACACTGATAGACGATCGTGCCCAGCGACCAGAGATCCGCTTTGGCATCATACTGCAGCGACATGATCACCTCGGGAGCCTATATATTGGTATAGATATTCGATTTAGGGCTTTATTCATATGTGGAGTATAGTTATTCCCTTACCATATACATGGGGGAGCCGCAGAGAGTGGCTGCCATGACGCCCTCGTTTAGAAAACGCGCAAAACCGAAATCCGCTGTCGGAACAAGAGTGAATTTAAGTCCTGTCCTGTATGCCGTATCCTGTCTAGAGCATACTTACCAATTTTCAGGGTTATCTTCGATGGTGATGGCAATGTCTTGCCATAGTTGTGCGATAGAAGAATGTTTTGTGGCTTGAGATCACGATGCACAATTCCTTTGGTATAAAGCGCTTTCATAGCACCAGCTAAAAGATACCAAACCAAATTAAATAAAGctatatttatatgtatgtataatccTTACCTAGTTGTATGAGAAACAATCGAACGGTATCCTCGCTCAGGGTCCCCTTTACACTCAGGTAGTCCGCCAAGTCGCCGCCATTGCAGTACTGCAAAAAGATGAAGACAAACAGAAACATTATTATCATAAAAGCAAAAGGTCAAAAGTTCCAGAGCGCACATAAATCTTCTACAAACCCTCAGGAGGGGTCTTGGTCCCCGGTCCCCAAAGCAaaggcagaagcagaagcagaagcaaagCAAAGCGCGTACTATGCAAATGAATTAGGTTCAATCAGTGCAAAATGCCAAGACCCCCAGAGAACCCCATCCCAAGAGCCGCGACTCTTCGTTGCGACTTTTGTCCGACCATCCATTCAGACAATTATATAAAGAATGTGGGCAAGGTCAATGCGAATGTGATTTATGACAATCAAGAATCCAAGTTGAGGAAAGGAATTGGAATgggaatttgaatttgaattagGGAATTATGTACATATCTTTCTGGAGATTAgacagctgctgctggcttCCGTTCTTAAAGAATTCCGGTTCCTGTTCATGCATATCCTGTATCAGGAGAGGACTGACAGCTTTTCAAGCAACCTCCAACCCTCTTCCAAGTGCCAGACAAGAGATTCGatccacacacacgcaaacaagCCACACACTCCGTTATTTCGAGGGTCTCAGAAGGCAGCTGCCAAAAAGTATTGCCGATTCTCTGACCTTGGGCACACTCTCACTCTCCTCTCTCTCACACCTATTGCCCTGCTTTGCAAGCAGTGCAacgaacaaaaacaaaaacaaaaacccacTTTCGGACAGCAGAAAATGAGAAAACATATGGACATGTGGACCACTTACTCTCGCACAACTTAATGAGCAAACAAAGCGAGGCAATAACACAGGCAATATTAGGCAATTAAAACCACAAAATTGAAATGACAAAAGATTTCACTTGCCTTTGTGAAACCGCTTAACGCACTATACAGAAGCCGAGGGGAGGAGTGGGCAAGAGGGAAAGAGAACGAACATTAAACAGCCAAATGATTTTTTTGCATTAACCAAGCTCAAAAAAGTCATTGACATGTAAAATGAGTGACagtaaaaagaaaaaaataattaCACAAATTACAATAAAAGTACAGAAAGAGACAAGAAGAGTGGAAGAACAGAAGAGCGGAAGAACAGAAGAGCAGGgcgccacatccacagccacagtGGTGTCGGGGGACTTTTAGAAATTGAACTCTGGTTTTTCTTAATCAATGGAAATATGCAAAATCAGCAAACAAGTGCGCATGAGTCAGCGAGTTATTGGAAAATGCACTTATTCATTATAATGAACGAAAATAACCAACAACATTTGGGGTTTTCAAGTTTCCATCAAaaagagcaagagagagagagctttgactcgctcgctctctctctgagCTGAGCGCGCGTCGCTGCTGCCACTGGCTGGCTGGTGGGCTGTGGgtcgctgctgccgctcaGTCTATCACAGACAATCGCGCGACTCGCCCGCCTTGGCTGCAAAAGCTGTAATCGTACGCGGTACTCACAAAGAAAGAAACAGTGCAAAAAGCTCGCTGCTGCAATTGCCAAATTGTTGTTAGTGCGTGTGGTCGAAAAAATAACCAATACACGAGTACATAGGCAGCGTAAAGACACGGCCACAACCCAGGGTATTACGTGTGGagtgtctctgtctctgtgtgttt contains:
- the LOC108152295 gene encoding serine/threonine-protein kinase unc-51, yielding MNIVGEYEYSSKDMLGHGAFAVVYKGRHRKKHMQVAIKCITKKGLIKTQNLLGKEIKILKELTELHHENVVALLDCKESQDCVNLVMEYCNGGDLADYLSVKGTLSEDTVRLFLIQLAGAMKALYTKGIVHRDLKPQNILLSHNYGKTLPSPSKITLKIADFGFARFLNEGVMAATLCGSPMYMAPEVIMSLQYDAKADLWSLGTIVYQCLTGKAPFYAQTPNELKFYYEQNANLAPKIPHGVSPDLRDLLLCLLRRNAKDRISYENFFVHRFLQGKKAVSPVDMPPLGSTPPVKAKSPLQQQLEQELQLVKLAEQQQKEREEQEAAQDEENTVSVVANPAICATITNVGVLCDSENNSGSCSSHEDSDDFVLVPKNLPEDQRQGQAQALPAAGGQRQQQQPQQNQSSPPRPSSLPISEPKPVPAPVRRQTAANPAGGGALAGSPARQGGNMPLTVATLAAAGKQLPRSQPISVKQPRPDQRKSSVSSDINSISPPAVQFAIGTPPGGTTTRIRSASGGSLSETPPPHAPSTWQVSPGHSQSPLRRSGNSSPVLPSAALTKLPTLGSPTMLVAPGSLGSIGSAGSGSENNNQHHMLGPRAFTLPELGATGGLHSLLDTGTGVGVGGGEPHAFQAPELSEETLMDREHNETLSKLNFVLALTDCIQEVADSRCAPLSTLMVAGSQTAANSADPQQIPPHAPEHCKRAERLVLLVRALQLLSSGLTLASQQLRNGQLKPSSNVKNALLTMNAKYRSILFESKRLNGSGLLQKANAFNITADKILYDYALDMCQAAALDELLKNTKNCFERYNTAHILLHSLVQKCNHPQDKMLLNKYRDAVEKRLSILQQHGYIYVTDENA